The Dama dama isolate Ldn47 chromosome 29, ASM3311817v1, whole genome shotgun sequence DNA window GGAAAGTCCGGAGCGAGGAAACTACGCCAGCAGGGTCAACCAGCAGCTGGTGCCAGGGTTAGGACTGGAAATCACGTGCGCGGGATCCGGAGCCGGCCTTCTCCCACCCGCCTCAAGCCCTTGATAGGGCCAGGGGTTGGGAAATGAATGGGCGCTGGAGTCAGCTGGGGGCCGGGCGAGAGGCCGGATGGGGTGACAGCGAACGTGCCTGGGAGAATCCCAAATGTCGCTAACTCAGGCAACCATCCGCACGTCAAAGGTCAGTGGGTAAACAAAGAACCTATGACAATCGAGATGAGCGCATGAACTTTTACCTTTTTACTAGTCCTGCACATCGTTCTAGCCCCATGGGTCACCTGCACTCCTCCTTACGCTGGGCACAGCTGTCCACGGAAGCTTCGGCATCGTCTGGCCCAGACCCAGGCTGAGGGGTGCGTGGGACCTTTCgcggagctgggggagggggtataaaggagaaagaatgaataaatagccGCTTCTAAAGTTCCACATCGTTTTCTGGCAAATTTTTACTCCCCTCTATAGAGCCAATTAAACACAATAAAAACTTGCAAGGAACCCCTCTTTCTAGCCGAGCGTCGCCAACAATTGCCTAAGGGGTAAACCAAATACGCCTGAGATAATTACACTAAGCCCGGGGCGATGATTTGCCTGCCAGCGTCCTCAGCGCCAGCCAATATTTGTATAGCGTAgtggttgttttaaaaaataaaacattacacGCGGAAACTTGAAACCGCCTGCTTGGTGCCAGGGTGGTTACTTGATCTGTTTTTCTTGAACGGGGGTCTGTCTGCAGGCAGCTGGAGCGCGCGCGTACCGGCCCCCGCCGGTGCTGCTGAGCGCCTGCAAAACTTGCCGGAATTAAATCAACCTcgggggaaggagggggagagagggcggGCGCGCCCCCCACGGCGGCCGGAGCCGGGCTGCCAGGCCCCGCGCCCCCCGGGAACCCCCCACAATACTCCTCGGCCGCGCTCTCCGCTGCGACGCGGGCCCGGACCGCAGGGAGCTGACTGGGGCTTCGGGGCGGGGAAGTACTATCTACTCTTGACAAGTCCACCCGGGACGAGGAAGCGTGAGGCTTGGGGCTCTCGCTCGACCTCCGCGGCTCTGTTTGGGTTCGAGCTGCTCGGAGCCGCTCAGCCAGCTGAACGCCGCTGGCTCGCCGAGGCGGAAGGTGCCGGTCCCACGGCTCGCGTCCCCACGAGGCCGTGGCGGCAGGTCCGTGGGCCGGGCCGAGCTCACCCAGCGAGCGTCCGGCTCCGGCTGCAGTACTGAGGTTTTATGCGCCCGCCGCGGGGCCGCAGCACCCTTCAAGGCCCCCTCCCCTTGCTGTCCCCAGACGCCTCGGAGTCCCGTTGCCAGACGAGAGCGTCCTCGAGCTACTTCCAAACAGGAGGCACGGCTTTTCCCGGAGTGCGCGGAAAAGATCTTTTAACAAAATTTGCCGTTGCCCGCGAGGCGTGCGGGGCCAGGGCCGGAAGAGCCTTTGCGCTCTGGGCATGCCGAGCTCCCACCAGCAGCCCTGCGGCGGCTCTTGGCCCTAGACAGGGCTGTTCTCGCACCACATCCGTCAAGGGAGTAAGGGACACCCGGCGCCAGCGAGCTCTAGCTGTCACTGTAACTGTGGACCTCCTCGGAATTCATCCGTGACTTCTTGAGGCCAGGAGGCCGTCTGCTGCTTGGTTCTTTAAACTTCATCAGCAGACCAAAAATCCCGCAAAAACTCCACTGGCGGAAGGAGCGTTCCCGGCTTGAAGGGACAGCGAAAGCATCCTGCTCTGAAAGGGTCTCCTTTCCTTAGGATAAACCAAGAAGTTGCTCTTTCCCCCTGAGGCCCTCTGGCACGCTCGACATTTAACGCCTATTCTAAAACGTCTGCGGACCTAGAAAAAACTGGCCAAATAGCACTAGCCAGAAACCCAGCTCCTGCCTGAGGATGAATATTGTGAATCTGTTCCGCTCACCGCAGTCCTGCAACCCGACGGGCGAACAGCCCGTGTCCTACTCCTCTTCTTGGGCAGCTCACCAAACGTCGGAAGCTAAAAACACTCGACCTGGTGTCGTCAAGGTGGAAGAGCAAGGGGCAGTCTCCGAAACAGTCTGGGCCAACAGCCTTCTGCCTCCAAATTTAGACACGGAATAGAAGAAATTAAATACAGAATGATCCACAGTCCTtaactgctcctttctcctcaaATCTCCGAACTGGAAGGCACCCGTGAAATTTCCAACTTCAcaatctcattttacaaataaactgAGGCCACGAGACAGAAGGAAtgtatgtgtatctgtatatacatatacatatatatgtacacatgcaaTATCCAAACTCTGCTTTTCCTCTGGCGGAGACAACCAAAACCAGAGTATAACTGCAGGTTCTCTCCAGTCAGTTGGGATTCGCTCATGGGTGTGCAAGAGAATGTAGAGCAGGAAACTGCTTCAGGAATCCCATCAAGCATGGGGATCTCAGCGCTATGGCTCATCCAACCTCACAGGTCATATCAGGGCCCAATGGATTGATCATTTTGGCCTCCTATTTAATTCTAATTATCTCCTTCTCCCTCGATGTGCTGAAAATAGCAAGACTGCGCTCTGACACACCCAGGTGATGAGACCGCTGAGCTTCCAGGCCCTCCTTCTGGCTCCAGCTCAGATGTTACCACCCAAAGAAACGCTGTCCCATCCACCCGCTCTTGGTGAGGCCTCCATCCATAAAGCCCTTAGTATCTATCTAAATTTCCCAGCCACTGTCAGTCTCTCCCACTAGACTGCGGTTCTGGAGCGCAAAGAGCtgttccaggcctccctgtacccCAGGTGCCTATCACTGGGGCCGACACTCAGTTGGCGCGCGATAAAATGGTGATGAAATTGACATTTGGCGAAAACGTCCCTGGCTCGCCTCTGCGATAGCTGTTCCTTCCAACCCTCCGGCCTTTGAGATAACGTGCAGAGAAGAGGTCTCGAGGCCACGCTGCTGTGAACGTGACCCAGAGTGGTTAGTCCAGGAGGAAAGCAGTGTAAAGAGAGAGAAGACCAGAGCGGGTAGGTGGGAAGGGGAAAGCCTGAAAGGGCGGGGACAGGCGGGAGGTGCAGGAGAGGAACGAGAAAGCAGTCTCCGATCCCTCTCTACCGTGCGTTGCGACCCGGGTGGGGTGCAGTGGTGGGAACCGTACCGGGCACCGTGCCCCACCCTGCGAAGAgcctccgccccccgccccactccGCCGCGGCTGGGGGCTGCCGAGCGGGTGGTaaatgctgggggtgggggcgcccGAGCCGAagtggaggagggggcgggggcgaggCTCGGCGCCTTCTCGCCCCTTCTTCAGCAAGAgactcggcggcggcggcggcggcggcggcggagtcCCTCAGCCTCGGTCATGTGATAGTCTCGAAGCGCGAGCTGCGGGGGTCTCGGCGTCTCGGGGACCATTACAAAACGCAGTCAGGAGAGCGCGTCGCTGccacagccgccgccgccgcctcctctcCAGCTCCAGACCGGCCCGGGAGAGCGGCTGCAACTGAGCGGCCCGGGCCAGCCCCGCGCCCTCCTGGCGCTCGCAGAAGCCCCTCCGCCTGCGCCCCGCGTCCAGCGCCCCCGCCCCTCCTCAGGGTCTGCAAGCGCGCGCCGCGGTTGCAGAAACCTACAAACtttgcccccacccccgccgcaaGGCGACCGCCTACAGTTCTACCCCCCGGATCCGCTGCTAGCTGCCGGAGAGAAGGGAGACCCGGGCTGCCAGAGTCGAGCTCCCTTCTCCTTACCTCGCCTCTCCTCTCCAGGAGCACAAGAACTCACAGCGGATTAAGGGACGGGTCAACGGGCAGCGTGCAGCGCGCTGTTCAGTCCCGCCGCCCCCGGCCTCCTGCACAACGAGTGCCAACTCGGATTTAAAGGGCCAGAGTCTTGACTGCCCAGTCCTTCCAGCTCTTTGGGCCTGCGCCTCCCTCGGACCGAGAGACGAGACGAAGCCAGAAGGAAACATGGCCCCTCCCGACTCCTCCTCCGCCAGCTCCCACGCTTAACCTCTGGCCACCCGCGGGAAGACGCCGGAAGGGTGGTGGTGAAGCTGGCGCGCCCCGCTTGCGACTGTGCACGCGGGTTCGCAGCCGTCGAGGCCAGAAGTTGCGAGCGTCGGATCACTAAATTGGCTAGAGAGGCCAAGCGCGGAGACCACAGGCAGCCGGGAGAAGGCGGGAGAGAAACGGCGAGAGGGTCTGGGGGGGAAAGAGGGCGGGGTGGCGGGCCTGGGAAGGCGGAGTGCGGGTTAGTGAAGACAGCCAGGCCCTGGGAGTGGGGTGCGGAGCGACGCTACGGTCCAGTGTGGGCCAGAGGGCGGTGGAGGAGCCGGGGGCGATGCCGCGGCCGGGGAAAAGTTCGTACAGCGACCAAAAGCCTCCCTACTCTTACATCTCGCTGACCGCGATGGCCATCCAACACTCAGCGGAGAAAATGCTGCCGCTGAGCGACATCTATAAGTTCATCATGGAACGTTTCCCCTACTACCGCGAGCACACGCAGCGCTGGCAGAACAGCCTGCGCCACAACCTGTCCTTCAACGACTGCTTCATCAAGATCCCGCGGCGGCCCGACCAGCCCGGCAAGGGCAGCTTCTGGGCACTGCATCCCGACTGCGGCGACATGTTCGAGAACGGCAGCTTTCTGCGGCGCCGCAAGCGCTTCAAGGTGCTGCGCGCGGACCACCCTCACCTGCAGGCTGGAAGCACCAAGGGCGCGCCGGGCGCTGGGCCCGGAGGGCACGTGCACCCCCACCACGCGCATCACCCACACCATCACCACCACGCCGCGgcgcaccatcaccatcaccatcacccgccgccgccgcctcccccgcCGCACATGGTGCACTATTTCCACCAGCAGCCGCCTCCCGctccgcagccgccgccgcccctCGCTTCGCAGCccccgcagccgccgccgccgcctccgcagCAGTCCCACCCCGGCAAGATGCAGGAGACCGCGGCcgtggcggcggcggcagcggcggcggcggcggcggccgtggGCAGCGTGGGGCGCCTGTCCCAGTTCCCGCCCTACGGGCTGGgctcggccgccgccgccgccgccgctgccgccgcgtCCACGTCGGGCTTCAAGCACCCGTTTGCCATCGAAAACATCATAGGCCGGGACTACAAGGGCGTGCTGCAGGCGGGCGGGCTGCCCTTGGCGTCGGTCATGCACCACTTGGGTTACCCCGTGCCGGGCCAGCTGGGCAACGTGGTCAGCTCCGTGTGGCCGCACGTCGGCGTCATGGATTCGGTGGCCgcggctgccgccgccgccgccgccgcgggggTCCCCGTGGGCCCGGAGTACGGCGCCTTCGGGGTGCCGGTCAAGGCCTTGTGCCACTCGGCAAGCCAGAGCCTCCCCGCGGTGCCCGTGCCCATCAAGCCGACTCCCGCGCTGCCTCCAGTGGCCGCGCTGCCGCCGACGCTCGCTGTCCCCGGGGCCACACAGCAGCCGCCGGCGCAGTCCACCGTGTGCCCGGCGGCCGCCGCCTCGCCCGCCGCCCCCCTGATGGAGCCCACCGCCCCCGGCGCGGCCGAGACCAAAGGCGGCTCCCTGCACTCCGTGCTGGTGCACTCTTAGGGTGCCCAGCGGGTTCTCGTGGACAAACGCCTGGCCCGGGACCGCCCGCCGGGGAGGGTGAGGGCGCCCTGCCCAGGTCGGGCACAGCTGGCGAGCCCCAGTCTTTGCGGGGAAAGGAAGGTATTTAAACAGACAAACCAACCCGAAAGTGGATTCTCCAGTGGTCTGAATAAATATAACACTGTGTCTGTGTTTATACTATATTGTACAGATTAATGAAAACCAGTTTTCAGGTAAGAGTTTCTATTGTAATTAATATTATAAATCCATAAGTTATGCGGGAAGGGAACAAAAGAGTTTAAGCCTCATTCGCTGACAAACTGGAGATGGATTTCGATTCTTATTCCCGGGAGCAGAAGCCAGCAGAGCTAAACCTCCCTGAGAGAAATCCAACTGAGAGTGAGGCTGAGGCGGACTTCAGCCACCGCGTTTCTCCCGGCGGGTCTCAACCCCAGACGGCCGCCCCTCGTGAATATTCTAGACAAAACTGCTATTCACTAAGGGACTCTCGTTTTATTTAAGAAGGGAAAGAGGGAGCATTTGATACTGTTATTTTCCTGGTCAGTGAAATGGAGAAGGACATAGTAGCATGAATAAAGCCctggggcgggcgggggcggggggcggcggatAGTGGGAACCTCACGATGGATCTTGGGAAACAGTTAAGTTTCTTGGCTCTGACCCGAGGGTCGAGAAGGATAGAAGGAACGGCTAAAGCAATTAGTTTGCACAAAAGAGAATGGCCGCAGCTTAAAGCACAAAGCCTCAGATTCCAAAAGTAAGTTCgggaaacaaaaccaaagagaGACATTAAAGGAGACTTTCTACCTGCGATTTGTTTGTTAATCAATCGGATGAGACCAATGAGGAGCCCCCAGATAATGTGAATTCCCATGATCCGTtccatttgggatttttttttttttttaattacttgcaTCGCGGGATTTTGTTCCCGTAACTCTAGAAGGCAAGAAAAACCTGCCTTGTCCCCCCGACAAGATTGCTCTTAACGTTTCCAGGAGCGTTTCGTGACCGTTGCCCTCCAGCCTCCTTGGGACAGACGTGTGAGGATGACCGTCGATTTGGTATTCCGTGAGCTGTTGGGGCGCGTTCGTCTTTCAGGCGAACTCTTCAGTTTCAGTCCGTGAATGGAAAAGAAACTTGCCTTGCCGCTGTTGCTCGTCCTCGTTTTTGAGCCCCGGAACAGCACTTTACTCGCGACAAACGTTTGGGAACGAATGGGGGCGGGTAGGGAGGAGGCCGCTGACCCGTGCCCCGAGTCACCTCTGGCTTGTGTCCGCGCCGCGTTCGGGTTGTGACTTCGTGCCAAGTTCATGTCTGCCTGTGTTGTACGCGGTGTTCGCCATTAAAGCTTCTCTCTGGATGTGCCGGTGTGGAGGTGTTTCGCTTCTCAAGAGACGAGGCCGCGGTGTGAGTGCCCACTGGGGGAAAGTCGGGAAGTGGCAAATCCTCCTCTTCCCTTGTCATTTCAAACTTGTGAGCATCAAGAGGGTGAGTTCGCAGGAGGAGCCGCGCCTGCACAGGCTTCCTCCTCCGTGCCTCCTTTTATCAGGTGGCGCAGTAACTGCATCTCTACCGCCCATTCTTCCGCTGCTTTCCTAACCAAGCTCTAGTCCACCTCAGCGGGAGAGGCCGgattagggggaaaaaacccGCAACAAGGAGCTTCTTCTGTTCCTACGTGAGGGTTATTAGCAACACATCATCACCAACACCCTTTCCCTTTTCTGAGGGTTTCTCTGACCCTCTTTTGAGAGTGGGCCCGGCCGGGTCCCGGTGTCATTGGATGGGTGCCGCGGCGCCCCACAAAGTCTGCGGGGCGGGCTCGCGGCGGGGAGGAGGGCGCCCGGACGCCGCCACTGCCGCCGCGGGCCACACTCCCAAGAAGCGCGCGCCCAGCCTCGGCGGCCTAGGGGACCTGTTGCGCATCCTCCGCAGACTGGGTCCTGGGAGAGCCGGGGGCCCTACAGCCGACCGCAGCCGGTGCTCGCTGGAGAGACCCTGAGGGCTGCAA harbors:
- the FOXB2 gene encoding forkhead box protein B2 → MPRPGKSSYSDQKPPYSYISLTAMAIQHSAEKMLPLSDIYKFIMERFPYYREHTQRWQNSLRHNLSFNDCFIKIPRRPDQPGKGSFWALHPDCGDMFENGSFLRRRKRFKVLRADHPHLQAGSTKGAPGAGPGGHVHPHHAHHPHHHHHAAAHHHHHHHPPPPPPPPHMVHYFHQQPPPAPQPPPPLASQPPQPPPPPPQQSHPGKMQETAAVAAAAAAAAAAAVGSVGRLSQFPPYGLGSAAAAAAAAAASTSGFKHPFAIENIIGRDYKGVLQAGGLPLASVMHHLGYPVPGQLGNVVSSVWPHVGVMDSVAAAAAAAAAAGVPVGPEYGAFGVPVKALCHSASQSLPAVPVPIKPTPALPPVAALPPTLAVPGATQQPPAQSTVCPAAAASPAAPLMEPTAPGAAETKGGSLHSVLVHS